One genomic region from Nocardia vinacea encodes:
- a CDS encoding PaaI family thioesterase has product MERHSSVQVPWSVIPDYHCFGCSPHNASGLRLEFEPHPDGLQAHFRLGRSFESYPGVVHGGLIGVICDEVMGNLIVLARHHPAFTVSQRTRFISPLLIDSEYHCVATLSETQLPIQASAEIRDADGTVCATSSAAYQPFELDAVRHQLTLRDDEVALLSHALTTANALSSNGVQQ; this is encoded by the coding sequence ATGGAACGACACAGCTCGGTTCAGGTGCCGTGGTCGGTGATTCCGGACTACCACTGCTTCGGCTGCTCCCCGCACAACGCGTCCGGGCTGCGACTCGAGTTCGAACCGCATCCGGACGGCCTGCAGGCCCACTTCCGACTCGGACGCAGCTTCGAGTCCTATCCGGGGGTGGTACACGGCGGGCTCATCGGTGTGATCTGCGATGAGGTGATGGGCAATCTCATCGTGCTGGCCCGCCACCATCCCGCATTCACGGTCTCGCAGCGCACCCGATTCATTTCCCCGCTGCTGATCGACTCCGAATACCACTGTGTGGCAACGCTATCCGAGACACAGCTCCCGATTCAGGCATCGGCCGAGATCCGGGACGCCGACGGCACCGTCTGCGCCACCTCCAGCGCGGCCTATCAGCCGTTCGAACTCGATGCGGTCCGCCATCAACTAACCCTCCGCGACGACGAGGTCGCCCTGCTCTCCCACGCACTGACCACCGCGAATGCCCTCTCTTCGAATGGAGTTCAGCAATGA
- a CDS encoding cytochrome P450 yields MTIPSSAHSRAPFTSPIDTDGPRVALYTPEFAADPHRAYREMRERYGALVPVDLAPGVPATLVVGYYTALRIMNDPDHFPADPRTWQQSVAADCPVLPMMQWRPNALRNAGEAHARYRQTNVAGLEKVDQYDLHDTVAKLAVPLINSFCGDGSADLVRQYAFPLAFTVLNAMLGCPDDIAQQAATGMAAIFEGIDAEHGNQLLVGAMLELTQLKRIEPGDDITTRMLRHPAALSDIEMVHQLGTLYGAGIEPQQNLIVNALMLILTDERFGGSVLGGSLSTRDALDEVLFNNPPMANFCITFPRQPILIDDVWLPAHQPVVISIAASNTDPAIVANKYAGNRSHLAWGAGPHVCPANSMAYLIAQDAIDQLLDALPEIRLAVPPDQLTWRPGPFHRALTALPIEFPPSPPLRS; encoded by the coding sequence ATGACGATTCCGTCTTCGGCACACAGCCGTGCACCGTTCACTTCGCCGATCGACACGGATGGGCCGCGGGTGGCGTTGTATACGCCGGAGTTCGCGGCGGACCCGCATCGGGCGTATCGGGAGATGCGTGAGCGGTACGGGGCGTTGGTGCCGGTGGATCTGGCGCCGGGGGTGCCTGCCACGTTGGTGGTCGGCTATTACACGGCCTTGCGGATCATGAATGATCCGGATCATTTTCCGGCCGATCCGCGCACCTGGCAGCAGAGCGTGGCCGCCGACTGCCCGGTGCTGCCGATGATGCAGTGGCGACCGAATGCCTTGCGCAATGCCGGTGAAGCGCATGCCAGGTATCGGCAGACCAATGTCGCGGGCCTGGAGAAGGTCGATCAGTACGACTTGCACGATACGGTGGCGAAACTCGCTGTTCCGCTGATCAATTCGTTCTGCGGCGACGGGTCGGCCGATCTGGTGCGCCAGTACGCGTTTCCGCTCGCCTTCACGGTGCTCAACGCCATGCTCGGGTGCCCGGACGATATCGCGCAGCAGGCCGCGACCGGTATGGCCGCGATCTTCGAGGGCATCGATGCCGAGCACGGCAACCAGTTGCTCGTCGGGGCGATGCTGGAATTGACCCAGCTCAAACGCATCGAGCCCGGCGACGACATCACCACCCGGATGCTGCGGCATCCGGCGGCGCTGAGCGATATCGAGATGGTGCACCAGTTGGGCACGCTGTACGGCGCGGGAATCGAACCGCAGCAGAATCTGATCGTCAATGCTCTGATGCTGATCCTCACCGACGAGCGGTTCGGCGGCAGCGTACTCGGCGGGAGCCTGTCGACCAGGGACGCGCTCGACGAGGTGTTGTTCAACAATCCGCCGATGGCGAACTTCTGCATCACCTTTCCGCGCCAGCCGATCCTGATCGACGATGTCTGGCTACCCGCCCACCAGCCGGTCGTCATCAGCATCGCCGCCAGCAATACCGATCCGGCGATCGTCGCGAATAAGTACGCGGGCAATCGCTCCCATCTGGCCTGGGGCGCCGGACCACACGTGTGCCCGGCGAATTCGATGGCCTACCTGATCGCCCAGGACGCCATCGACCAACTACTCGACGCGCTGCCCGAGATCCGCCTCGCGGTGCCGCCCGATCAGCTGACCTGGCGGCCGGGACCGTTCCACCGGGCACTCACTGCACTCCCCATCGAGTTCCCACCCTCCCCGCCGCTGCGGTCCTAG
- a CDS encoding ferritin-like domain-containing protein, with protein sequence MHSYEVFRHYERLHWRLTDLDLDAVDRALVRPEYVTLAKSATMGESNVIAAVHGFMNEFVDDYDFSTFAVVWGYQEVQHHYAFRSWLGAVGESVDEKAVDSMREPYAPGTTPSATLATNIISELTVNHIYRAVASWVQEPVLKGLLLNASRDEAGHAREFIHYATKRLEQRPEELPSVLETLYVYSSEAKIKHPVSTFKAGISELGDHETIDTGFDLFLEQVAAEGELDVLHDKVRRTFANMTGLDLSSNAKVRRALADAIA encoded by the coding sequence GTGCACAGCTATGAAGTCTTCCGTCACTACGAGCGCCTGCATTGGCGGCTGACCGATCTGGACCTCGACGCCGTCGACCGCGCACTTGTCCGCCCCGAATACGTGACGCTGGCCAAGAGCGCGACGATGGGCGAATCCAATGTCATCGCCGCGGTACACGGCTTCATGAACGAATTCGTCGACGACTACGACTTCTCCACCTTCGCCGTGGTGTGGGGCTACCAGGAAGTGCAGCACCACTACGCATTTCGCTCCTGGCTCGGCGCGGTCGGCGAGAGCGTGGACGAGAAGGCCGTCGACTCCATGCGCGAGCCGTATGCGCCCGGCACCACTCCCTCGGCCACCCTGGCCACCAATATCATCTCCGAACTCACGGTGAACCACATCTACCGCGCCGTCGCGAGCTGGGTGCAGGAGCCGGTGCTGAAGGGCCTGCTGCTCAATGCGAGTCGCGATGAGGCCGGACATGCCCGCGAATTCATCCACTACGCGACGAAGCGGCTGGAGCAGCGGCCCGAGGAGTTGCCCTCGGTGCTGGAGACCCTGTATGTCTACAGCTCCGAGGCCAAGATCAAGCATCCGGTGAGCACCTTCAAGGCGGGTATCAGCGAACTCGGCGACCACGAGACCATCGACACCGGATTCGATCTGTTTCTCGAGCAGGTCGCCGCCGAGGGCGAGCTGGATGTGCTGCACGACAAGGTGCGTCGCACCTTTGCCAATATGACCGGCCTCGACCTGTCCTCCAATGCGAAGGTCCGCCGCGCCCTCGCTGACGCGATCGCCTAG
- a CDS encoding acyl-ACP desaturase: MNMESALLPVDEVAAAVDGFLAASPATRAWDVETAFDWSLADAGRLTEGQRSAVQFVTLIEDHLPGYFDVYHRHFPVDDTVDRTTFIHNRELYHFTVRWALEEDTHARALARYQEAAGIADRGSLRAELAVEGQQPFDLPYDHPVQFFAYALVQEKATQMYYQHLRDVVDEPILASVLARLSRDEARHFSFMADVVGRYLRVQGDATVEPIRDVIANFRMPLADTMRGYWRWALKIADVASYDHTEAYEHLVKVIDRTVDARSDRLDELVRFIGECNALA; the protein is encoded by the coding sequence ATGAATATGGAATCGGCTCTGCTTCCGGTCGACGAGGTAGCGGCCGCGGTGGACGGCTTCCTCGCCGCATCCCCGGCCACGCGCGCCTGGGATGTGGAGACCGCCTTCGACTGGTCGCTCGCCGATGCGGGCCGGCTCACCGAGGGGCAGCGTTCGGCGGTGCAGTTCGTCACCCTCATCGAGGACCATCTGCCCGGCTATTTCGATGTGTACCACCGCCATTTCCCGGTGGACGACACCGTGGATCGGACCACCTTCATCCACAACCGCGAGCTCTATCACTTCACCGTGCGGTGGGCGCTGGAGGAGGACACCCACGCCCGCGCTCTCGCTCGCTACCAGGAGGCCGCCGGAATCGCCGACCGCGGTTCTCTCCGTGCGGAATTGGCGGTCGAGGGCCAGCAGCCCTTCGATCTGCCCTACGACCATCCGGTGCAGTTTTTCGCCTACGCGCTCGTGCAGGAGAAGGCGACCCAGATGTACTACCAGCACCTGCGGGATGTGGTCGACGAACCGATTCTCGCGTCGGTGCTGGCCCGGTTATCTCGCGATGAGGCAAGGCATTTCAGCTTCATGGCCGATGTGGTCGGGCGGTATCTGCGGGTGCAGGGCGATGCGACAGTGGAACCGATCCGCGATGTGATCGCCAATTTCCGTATGCCACTGGCCGATACCATGCGCGGCTATTGGCGGTGGGCGCTGAAGATCGCCGATGTGGCCTCCTATGACCACACCGAGGCCTACGAGCATCTGGTGAAGGTAATCGACCGGACGGTGGATGCCAGATCCGACCGGCTCGACGAACTGGTTCGCTTCATCGGAGAGTGCAACGCGCTGGCCTGA
- a CDS encoding acyl carrier protein: protein MTHTADDILRTVTDIAVTETGIAEAELRPDVDLRGMAGVDSVRVLRMVAKIERTYDIELEDQDVFGLATLADVVKVVDRALHEAAA from the coding sequence ATGACCCACACCGCCGACGACATCCTGCGCACCGTCACCGATATCGCCGTCACCGAGACCGGCATCGCCGAGGCCGAACTACGGCCCGACGTCGACCTGCGAGGCATGGCGGGCGTCGATTCGGTGCGCGTGCTGCGCATGGTCGCCAAGATCGAACGCACCTACGACATCGAGCTGGAGGACCAGGACGTCTTCGGTCTCGCCACGCTCGCGGATGTCGTCAAAGTCGTCGATCGGGCCCTGCACGAGGCGGCGGCGTGA
- a CDS encoding aKG-HExxH-type peptide beta-hydroxylase, whose protein sequence is MPSIESAHSLSEDQFAQLASGFGDAETVRWLVQAQASVQRELLAAVGRFGPHDDARFAAAWDVLVGLDTSAPDAVAAVLTHPYTRVWATALLENISRAEFVAADVYHLEAVAASAALLAGAKLRMPVPVRDGVAPLPMFGALRASELVWIDTGDGDVVLAEPVRKLSYGDLTVTLEDTDPYRALPYLGSEIHPTGRLSDVEAERWQQAFVGALGFIEEHLPAYLPGLRAGLRTILPLRPDGSTNRSASARLAFGAVGIAARHLDPQALAELLVHEFQHVKLGAMMDAFELYDRADIEPRYHPPCFSHPRPIEGLLHSTYAHLAITDFWRVQRTVTTGAAAEAAARRFTEVRLLTAEGIALLEAAGSLTALGDTIVEAMRSRITD, encoded by the coding sequence GTGCCGTCGATTGAGTCCGCACACAGTCTGTCAGAGGATCAATTCGCCCAGCTGGCATCGGGGTTCGGCGATGCGGAGACGGTGCGTTGGCTGGTGCAGGCCCAGGCCTCGGTGCAGCGTGAATTGTTGGCGGCGGTAGGCAGATTCGGCCCGCACGACGATGCGCGCTTCGCCGCCGCCTGGGATGTGCTGGTGGGCTTGGACACATCGGCACCGGACGCGGTCGCGGCAGTGCTCACTCATCCCTACACCCGGGTGTGGGCGACCGCATTGCTCGAAAACATCAGTCGCGCAGAGTTCGTCGCCGCGGACGTTTACCACTTGGAGGCGGTGGCGGCGAGCGCCGCGCTGCTGGCAGGCGCGAAGCTGCGAATGCCGGTGCCCGTGCGCGACGGTGTGGCACCTTTGCCGATGTTCGGTGCGTTGCGGGCCTCGGAGCTGGTATGGATCGATACCGGCGACGGGGACGTCGTACTGGCCGAGCCGGTGCGCAAGCTGAGCTATGGCGATTTGACGGTCACGCTGGAGGATACCGATCCCTATCGAGCGCTGCCTTATCTCGGGAGCGAAATTCATCCGACCGGGCGGTTGAGTGATGTCGAGGCCGAGCGGTGGCAGCAGGCTTTCGTGGGCGCTCTCGGATTCATAGAAGAGCATCTGCCCGCGTATCTGCCCGGCCTGCGTGCCGGTCTGCGGACGATATTGCCGCTGCGACCGGATGGCTCGACGAACCGGAGCGCCTCGGCCAGACTGGCATTCGGCGCGGTGGGCATCGCTGCCCGGCACCTGGATCCGCAAGCACTCGCCGAACTGCTGGTGCACGAATTCCAGCACGTCAAGCTCGGCGCGATGATGGATGCCTTCGAACTCTACGACCGCGCCGATATCGAACCGCGCTACCACCCACCATGCTTTTCGCATCCACGCCCGATCGAAGGCCTACTGCACAGCACCTACGCCCACCTCGCCATCACCGATTTCTGGCGCGTCCAGCGCACCGTGACGACTGGAGCGGCAGCCGAGGCCGCCGCGCGGCGCTTCACCGAAGTTCGCCTGCTCACCGCCGAAGGTATCGCGCTACTGGAGGCCGCCGGATCGCTCACCGCCCTCGGTGACACCATCGTCGAGGCAATGCGAAGCAGGATTACCGACTAG
- a CDS encoding LLM class F420-dependent oxidoreductase: MRLSISLADFTWPDSPGAIGPRVDRIVRAADQSGLDSVFVMDHLFQIGSNGPAAHDMLEAYAALGYIAARTERIRFGALVTAVSYRDPGLLVKSVTTLDVLSGGRAWLGIGAAWNADEAAGLGLFFPPTSERYERLEETLRIAKQMWAGSEKPFHGQHYTLERPLNVPNALTRPHPPIMIGGQGERKTLRLVAQYADACNLFGESVDAVAVKLGVLQGHCEAVGRPYENIEKTMVAYWYPDKSVAEQADSFARFAEVGIEHVVLGRPGPFVDEDFEQIAELVRAVADL; encoded by the coding sequence ATGCGACTGAGTATCTCCCTTGCCGACTTCACCTGGCCGGATTCACCGGGTGCGATCGGCCCGCGAGTCGACCGGATCGTGCGCGCCGCCGATCAGTCCGGGCTCGACTCGGTATTCGTCATGGATCACCTGTTCCAGATCGGTTCGAACGGCCCGGCGGCACACGACATGCTCGAGGCCTACGCCGCGCTCGGGTATATCGCGGCTCGGACCGAGCGAATTCGGTTCGGCGCTTTGGTCACCGCCGTCAGCTATCGGGATCCCGGTCTGCTGGTCAAGAGTGTCACGACCCTCGATGTGCTCTCCGGTGGCCGCGCTTGGCTCGGCATCGGCGCGGCCTGGAATGCCGATGAAGCCGCGGGGCTCGGCCTGTTCTTCCCACCGACCTCCGAGCGATACGAGCGCCTGGAGGAAACCCTGCGGATCGCGAAGCAGATGTGGGCGGGCTCCGAAAAGCCTTTCCACGGACAGCATTACACCCTCGAACGCCCGCTCAACGTCCCCAACGCGCTGACCCGCCCGCATCCGCCCATCATGATCGGCGGACAAGGCGAGCGGAAGACCTTGCGCCTGGTCGCGCAATACGCCGACGCCTGCAATCTCTTCGGTGAATCCGTCGACGCCGTCGCAGTCAAACTCGGCGTCCTGCAAGGACATTGCGAAGCCGTCGGACGACCGTACGAGAACATCGAAAAGACCATGGTCGCGTACTGGTATCCGGACAAATCGGTTGCGGAGCAGGCGGATTCATTCGCCCGCTTCGCCGAGGTCGGCATCGAGCACGTCGTACTCGGCCGCCCCGGCCCGTTCGTGGACGAGGACTTCGAGCAGATCGCCGAATTGGTGCGCGCGGTCGCCGACCTCTGA
- a CDS encoding FxsB family cyclophane-forming radical SAM/SPASM peptide maturase, producing MIKVHSRCDLACNHCYMYEHVDQSWRGRPMGLAPETATRIAFRIAEHAAAHALPEVAIVLHGGEPLLLGVDRTREFLAALHAAVAPVARLNLHIHTNAILLSAAYLDLFTEYNVRVGVSLDGDRAANDRHRLYRNGRSSYDQVIASLDRLRQPQYRALYSGLLCTVDIANDPIAVYRGLLEQQPPRMDLLLPHSNWEHQPPGLRIPRDPDTPARGGGEYAQWLIAMFDAWNADGRPVPLRTFESVVAAMYGRPSTAEAIGLDPVDLLVIETDGTLEQVDSLKTAFEGAAATGLNVWDNSLDEAAVLPGITVRRDGIDGVSATCRSCDVVQVCGGGFYPHRYRPGTEFDNPSVYCSDLKEMIDHVAESEAAAGRGGAQTSAHDAVVESHRLSDDEFDQLAAGFGDAATVNWLAQAQASLQRELLSAVGRFGPQDDERFTAAWDVLVSLDTSAPDAVATVLAHPYTRVWATALLEGVSKGEMVAEDVHHLQAVAAGAALHAGKDLRLPVPVRGGVAPLPTFGALKAGADEQVWIDTGSIDRLDLVHPLRRLTATDLIVPLEDTDPYRIGHSYAADRLSDAEAHRWQLAFAAGIDFIDAYLPVYAPGLRSGLRAVMPMEPDENYDRSASMRLAFGAVGIGLRRALVSAALPLIHEFQHVKMGAILDMFELFDRSDTAQRYYAPWRPDPRPIEGLLQGTYAHIGVTDFWRVHRTRAEGAQRQESEREFVRWRMMTAEAIRQLQGSGSLTPLGERFVAGMSATVRPWLAESVDPTAESAAVRAAETHRAAFDERMKVSRAVD from the coding sequence GTGATCAAGGTGCATAGCCGGTGCGATTTGGCGTGCAATCACTGCTATATGTATGAGCACGTCGACCAATCCTGGCGTGGTCGCCCGATGGGGCTGGCCCCGGAGACGGCCACCCGGATTGCGTTCCGCATCGCCGAACATGCGGCGGCGCACGCGCTGCCCGAGGTCGCCATCGTGCTACACGGCGGCGAACCGCTGCTGCTCGGTGTGGACCGCACCAGGGAATTCCTGGCCGCTCTGCACGCGGCCGTCGCTCCGGTGGCCCGCCTGAATCTGCATATCCATACCAACGCGATCCTGCTCAGCGCGGCCTACCTCGACCTGTTCACCGAATACAATGTGCGGGTTGGTGTTTCGCTGGACGGCGATCGCGCCGCCAATGACCGGCATCGGCTGTACCGCAACGGACGCAGCAGTTACGACCAGGTGATTGCGAGCCTCGACCGGTTGCGCCAGCCGCAGTATCGCGCGCTGTATTCCGGCCTGCTGTGCACGGTGGATATTGCCAACGATCCGATCGCCGTCTATCGCGGGCTGCTGGAGCAGCAGCCGCCGCGCATGGATCTGCTGCTGCCGCACTCGAATTGGGAGCATCAGCCGCCGGGTTTGCGGATACCGCGCGATCCGGACACTCCGGCGCGGGGTGGTGGCGAGTACGCGCAATGGCTCATCGCCATGTTCGACGCCTGGAATGCCGACGGTCGACCGGTACCGCTGCGCACCTTCGAATCGGTGGTGGCGGCCATGTACGGTCGTCCGAGCACCGCCGAGGCCATCGGACTCGATCCGGTGGATCTGCTGGTGATCGAAACCGACGGCACGCTCGAGCAGGTCGATTCGCTCAAGACCGCCTTCGAAGGCGCTGCGGCGACTGGACTGAACGTGTGGGACAACAGCCTCGACGAGGCCGCCGTGCTCCCTGGCATCACGGTGCGTCGTGACGGCATCGACGGCGTCAGCGCCACGTGCCGATCCTGTGACGTGGTCCAGGTCTGCGGTGGTGGGTTCTATCCGCACCGGTACCGGCCGGGCACCGAATTCGACAACCCCTCTGTCTACTGCTCCGATCTGAAGGAGATGATCGATCACGTGGCCGAGTCCGAAGCCGCAGCAGGGAGAGGCGGCGCACAAACCTCCGCACATGACGCCGTCGTCGAGTCGCACAGATTGTCCGATGACGAATTCGACCAATTGGCAGCCGGTTTCGGTGATGCCGCCACAGTGAATTGGTTGGCGCAGGCCCAGGCTTCGCTGCAGCGCGAATTATTGTCTGCCGTCGGCCGATTCGGTCCACAGGATGACGAAAGATTCACCGCAGCTTGGGATGTGCTCGTCTCACTGGACACGTCGGCGCCTGACGCGGTGGCTACGGTGCTGGCGCATCCCTACACCCGGGTATGGGCCACCGCCCTGCTGGAGGGGGTAAGCAAGGGCGAGATGGTGGCCGAGGATGTCCATCACCTGCAAGCGGTCGCGGCGGGTGCGGCGCTGCACGCGGGTAAGGATTTGCGGCTGCCGGTGCCGGTGCGCGGCGGGGTCGCGCCACTGCCAACCTTCGGCGCACTGAAAGCCGGTGCGGACGAACAGGTTTGGATCGATACCGGCTCGATCGACAGGCTGGATCTGGTACATCCATTGCGCCGGCTGACCGCCACCGACCTGATCGTCCCGCTCGAGGACACCGACCCATATCGCATCGGCCACAGCTATGCGGCCGACCGGCTCAGCGATGCCGAGGCACACCGCTGGCAGCTCGCTTTCGCCGCGGGTATCGACTTCATCGACGCATATCTGCCCGTCTACGCGCCCGGTCTGCGCTCCGGTTTGCGTGCGGTCATGCCGATGGAGCCGGATGAGAACTACGACCGAAGCGCCTCCATGCGACTGGCTTTCGGCGCGGTCGGCATCGGGCTGCGACGGGCGCTGGTATCGGCCGCGCTTCCGCTTATCCACGAATTCCAACACGTGAAGATGGGCGCCATCCTCGACATGTTCGAATTGTTCGACCGCTCCGATACGGCGCAGCGGTATTACGCGCCGTGGCGACCGGATCCGCGTCCGATCGAGGGGTTGTTGCAAGGCACCTACGCCCATATCGGCGTGACCGATTTCTGGCGGGTGCATCGCACGCGGGCCGAGGGGGCGCAGCGCCAGGAATCGGAGCGGGAATTCGTGCGGTGGCGCATGATGACCGCGGAAGCTATTCGCCAACTCCAGGGATCCGGATCACTGACCCCGCTAGGGGAGCGGTTCGTTGCGGGCATGAGTGCGACGGTGCGGCCGTGGCTCGCCGAATCGGTCGATCCCACCGCGGAAAGTGCTGCGGTGCGTGCCGCCGAAACGCACCGCGCCGCCTTCGACGAGCGCATGAAGGTCAGCCGTGCCGTCGATTGA
- a CDS encoding PaaI family thioesterase, which produces MTSIDTHSNGTVGTRVEELTAVFERGLQENLGVGASLGIRLETAGDGFTRYYLDPNPATINAMFTVHGGVIATLMDTAMGSAVFTKLGDGVAYTTLELKVNFIRSVTLDGSRLTCEANAIHVGRRTATAEGRIVDANGKLIAHGSTTILVLNPEQ; this is translated from the coding sequence ATGACCAGCATCGATACTCACAGCAATGGGACCGTCGGCACTCGCGTCGAGGAATTGACGGCGGTATTCGAGCGGGGGCTGCAGGAGAATCTGGGGGTCGGCGCGTCGCTTGGGATTCGGCTGGAGACGGCTGGGGACGGCTTCACCCGGTACTATCTGGATCCCAATCCGGCCACCATCAACGCCATGTTCACGGTGCACGGCGGGGTGATCGCGACGCTCATGGATACCGCGATGGGGAGTGCGGTATTCACGAAACTCGGTGACGGCGTGGCCTATACGACGCTGGAGCTGAAGGTGAATTTCATCCGGTCGGTGACATTGGACGGATCGCGACTCACCTGTGAGGCCAATGCGATTCACGTCGGGCGACGCACCGCGACGGCGGAGGGGCGGATCGTGGACGCGAACGGCAAGTTGATCGCACATGGTTCGACCACGATTCTGGTGCTGAATCCGGAGCAGTGA
- a CDS encoding SAM-dependent methyltransferase — MTITADTNQHYDLDPDIFGQFLDPLRKYSSALYNSSTDTLEQAQRQKLRFVADRLGVRGGERLLDVGCGWGSLILFMAEEFGCDTMGVSPAPRQHEYIAEQAVARGVTERVHTRVGHFEELDLPVRSFDAVSLLGSIVHMPDLGAVFRRARSVLRRGGVLYVSESCFRNASARNAFDTRVGTEFVREDIFGWGDLRPLSELVTAAEDTGLSIIAVDDLTEHYRRTIDDWIANVDAAAERIDAHGPGLAAKLRHYLEIANAGWGYTTKHYALTCRNAR, encoded by the coding sequence GTGACAATCACCGCCGATACCAACCAGCACTATGACCTGGATCCGGATATCTTCGGCCAGTTCCTCGACCCGCTGCGCAAATACAGTTCGGCGCTGTACAATTCGTCGACCGACACCCTTGAACAGGCGCAGCGGCAGAAGCTGCGCTTCGTCGCCGACCGGCTCGGAGTGCGCGGTGGGGAGCGACTGCTCGATGTCGGCTGCGGCTGGGGTTCGCTGATCCTGTTCATGGCCGAGGAATTCGGTTGCGACACAATGGGAGTCAGCCCGGCACCGCGCCAGCACGAGTACATCGCCGAACAAGCCGTCGCGCGTGGTGTCACCGAACGCGTGCACACCAGGGTCGGACACTTCGAAGAGCTCGACCTGCCGGTTCGCAGCTTCGACGCGGTGTCCCTGCTCGGCTCGATCGTGCACATGCCCGATCTCGGCGCGGTGTTCCGGCGCGCACGGTCGGTGCTGCGGCGTGGCGGCGTGCTCTATGTTTCGGAGAGCTGTTTCCGAAATGCCTCCGCCCGCAATGCTTTCGATACCCGTGTCGGCACCGAATTCGTTCGCGAGGACATTTTCGGCTGGGGTGATCTGCGCCCGCTGTCGGAGCTGGTGACCGCCGCCGAGGACACCGGGTTATCCATCATCGCGGTGGACGACCTCACCGAGCACTACCGCCGCACCATCGATGACTGGATCGCCAATGTCGACGCGGCCGCCGAGCGCATCGACGCGCACGGTCCGGGCCTGGCCGCAAAGCTGCGGCACTATCTGGAGATCGCCAATGCCGGATGGGGTTATACGACCAAGCATTACGCGCTGACCTGTCGCAATGCCCGGTAG